The stretch of DNA GGCGCCGCCGACTCCGACCTCTTCGCCGGACGTCCCTGGGTGGTCGTCGGCCAAGACTCGGATCCCGAGGCGGAGCTGGTCATCAGGAACCTGGCGGTCGACGTGGGCGCCACCCCGGTGCGCATGGGAGCGTCCGAGCACGACGCCGCCGTCGCCGCCGTGTCCCACATGCCCCAGCTCGTCGCCTCCCTGGTGGCCGCCCGCCTGGAGGAGCTGGGGGAGAGCGCCCTGGCCCTGTCGGGTCAGGGACTTCGCGACGTCACCCGGATCGCGGCCTCGGATCCGCGCTTGTGGTCGGCGATCATCGTGGGCAACGCCGGGCCCGTGGCCGATCTGCTGCGCCAGATCAGTGATGACCTCAGCGCGTTGATCGAGGGCATCGAGGCGGCCGCCTGCAAGCCGGACAGTCCCGAGTACACGGCTCCGGGAGCTGCCCAAGCCATCGCCCCGGGCGCCGTCGGAGCGATCACCGACGTCATGGCCAGGGGAAACGCCGGACGGGCCCGCATCCCCGGAAAACACGGTGGGGCGCCGCGCCGCTACGCCGAGGTCCAGGTCCTCGTGCCCGACGCCGCCGGCGAGCTCGGTCGGCTCTTCTCCGACGTCGGCGCCGCCGGTATCAACATCGAGGACTTCTCCCTGGAGCACTCGGCCGGACAGAGGGCCGGCATTGCGCTCATCTGCGTCCTACCGGCGGCTGCCCAGGGGCTGGAGGAGGCACTGGATGCCAAGGGCTGGCGCGTCGTCGCGGGCTGAAACCAGTTCAATCTGTTCGTGGAAGGTCCCTGTGTCAGTACTCATGGGGGCCTGATCCGCGGTATCGCGCCGGAGTGTGGGACGCTTGGCGCAGTTGTTGACAGGAATCGGACCCAGCTGGAGGACACCATGGGAATCGTCGTCGCGATCGACGGGCCGAGCGGATCGGGCAAGTCCACCGTCTCGCGGCGGGTGGCCGCCACGCTCGGGCTGGCCTACCTCGACACCGGTGCCATGTACCGGGCTGCGGCCTGGTGGTGCGAGCATGAGGACGTCGACCTGGCCGATGAGGCCGCCGTGGCCGAGGCCGTTGCCGCCATGCCCCTGCACATGGGCCTGGACCCCGACCACCCCGCCTTCACCGTGGACGGCGCCGATGTGTCGACCGCGATCCGTGACCCGCACATCGCCACGATCGTCTCGAAGGTCGCCACCAACCTCGAGGTGCGCGCCGAGCTGGCCCGCCGCCAGCGCGAGATCATCCGCTTCGAGGCCACCGGTCACGTCGGGTCCTTCTCAGGGGGAGCCGGCATCGTGGCCGAAGGGCGCGACATCACCACCGTCATCGCCCCCGACGCCGACGCCCGCCTGCTCGTGACCGCCTCAGAGGAGGCCCGTCTGGCGCGGCGCGCCGGAGACCTGGAGGCCGCCGGCAAGCAGGTCGACGCCGCCGCCCTGCGCGACCAGGTCGTGCGCCGCGACCGCGACGACTCCACGGTCTCCCAGTTCCTCACCGCGCCCGAGGGCGTCACCCTGGTGGACACCTCGGAGATGACCCTGGAGCAGTCCGTCGAGCGGGTCCTGGACCTGGTGGAGGAGGCCGCCGATTCCGCCGCCCTGCGCGACGCGGAGGAGGACCTGAGGGCGCAGGCCATGCGTGAGGGCCTGGGTGACTATGAGCTCGATGAGGAGGACCTCGCTCTTCTGGAGGCCCACGGGGAGCTTCCAACCGGTGACCGCACCGAGGCCGGGCTGCCGGTGCTGGCCGTCGTCGGCCGGCCCAACGTGGGTAAGTCGACACTCGTCAACCGGGTTCTGGGCCGCCGCGAGGCTGTCGTCCAGGACACCCCCGGCGTCACCCGTGACCGGGTCTCCTACCCGGCGGAGTGGGCCGGGCGCCGCTTCACCATCGTCGACACCGGCGGCTGGGAGGTGGACGTGGCCGGCCTCGACGCCGCCGTGGCCACCCAGGCCGAGGTCGCCGTCGAGATGGCCGACGCCGTCCTACTGGTCGTCGATGCCCAGGTCGGTATCACCGAGACCGACGCC from Actinomyces sp. Marseille-P3109 encodes:
- a CDS encoding prephenate dehydrogenase; translation: MSTRGPVLIVGTGLLGTSLALALRVADVEVQLSDTSPTSLALARDMGAGTPHDKHSPEPQIVVVATPPDVTADVVVAQLTAHPHAVVTDVASVKERIVAEVRARAGAQVRRYVGSHPMAGRERSGAGAADSDLFAGRPWVVVGQDSDPEAELVIRNLAVDVGATPVRMGASEHDAAVAAVSHMPQLVASLVAARLEELGESALALSGQGLRDVTRIAASDPRLWSAIIVGNAGPVADLLRQISDDLSALIEGIEAAACKPDSPEYTAPGAAQAIAPGAVGAITDVMARGNAGRARIPGKHGGAPRRYAEVQVLVPDAAGELGRLFSDVGAAGINIEDFSLEHSAGQRAGIALICVLPAAAQGLEEALDAKGWRVVAG
- the der gene encoding bifunctional cytidylate kinase/GTPase Der → MGIVVAIDGPSGSGKSTVSRRVAATLGLAYLDTGAMYRAAAWWCEHEDVDLADEAAVAEAVAAMPLHMGLDPDHPAFTVDGADVSTAIRDPHIATIVSKVATNLEVRAELARRQREIIRFEATGHVGSFSGGAGIVAEGRDITTVIAPDADARLLVTASEEARLARRAGDLEAAGKQVDAAALRDQVVRRDRDDSTVSQFLTAPEGVTLVDTSEMTLEQSVERVLDLVEEAADSAALRDAEEDLRAQAMREGLGDYELDEEDLALLEAHGELPTGDRTEAGLPVLAVVGRPNVGKSTLVNRVLGRREAVVQDTPGVTRDRVSYPAEWAGRRFTIVDTGGWEVDVAGLDAAVATQAEVAVEMADAVLLVVDAQVGITETDARVVRMLRRSGKPVVLAANKVDSPAQEGDAAALWNLGLGEPFPVSALHGRGSGEVLDAVMEILPEVSSVATAAPEGDLHRVALVGRPNVGKSSLLNSIAGRERVVVNETAGTTRDPVDEIIELDGRQWVFVDTAGIRRRVKQSRGADYYAVLRTQGAIDKAEVAVVLLDASEPISEQDVRVVQQVVDAGRALVLVNNKWDLVDEERQKMLLWEVEHDLAHVSWAPHINLAARTGWHTNRLVRALDAALEGWTTRVPTGRLNGFLGQLQSATPHPVRGGKQPRILFATQVQVAPPRIVIFTTGFLDAGYRRFIERRLREEFGFTGTPIQIGVRVREKRRRR